GCATACACATAGTCCGTAATCCGATCACCGTCATAGTCAACAGGTACAACGGTAGCCAAGCCATTATTTAGCCCTGGCTTAAGGGTATCAATCACACTCAATAAGGAACCACTTGCCAAATCAACCACAAATAATTTAACGGTGTCACCAGAATCGTAGCCATTCCCAAATATAGCTACCCATTTATTACCCGCTTTTACACGCGCAATAACCGGCGCACTCATGGCAACACCTAAACGATGTAAAGACAGGTCTAAAGGATCTAAAACGCTACCTACAGAAACACTGATAGGCAGGGATGAGGTCGAAAACTCCCACATAATACTATCGGCATCTAAGTCATCAGGATCGGTCACATCAATGGCAAACACCGAACGCCCCCCAGCGCCAGTGCTGCCCAGCAACACTGTCTTCCAAGTATTACTCAAATAAGCATCGTTAACTCGTGGAGAGCCATCAACAGTATAGCTATGTACATAGTTGGGGTCAGAAATAGCCGCTATTTTAGGAAATGCCGACACCGGAATATAAGCAAATGTTTCTGCTCCTGTCTCTGCATTAAAGCCATGAAGCATTCCATCATTTGCGCCCACATATAGCATCGGATCACGACTCGCCTTGGTTGACAAAAATGCAGCATAACTTGAGCCTTCTGTACTAGGCAGTAAGTGATAGCTGTAATTTTCAACGCTACCTACATAAAAGGGGTCGGAGTTCACAATATCACCGAGGAGGTGAGTCCTCTCCCTAAGGTCGTTACTTTCCCGAGATCTATCCCCCGCCAACCACGCTAATCTTCGCTGCGCTTGGGTATCGCCATCACCAGACAGTTTTAAATATGCTTGCTGGCTCGCCGTAAAATCATCCCAGTTAGCCACCGTAAAATCGACCGCATCAGTTATTAACTCACCTTGATCACCAACACCAGCAACAATATTACGAGAGCCATAGGCCGGTATTTTTCCAGCGGTATTGGTATCCCAAAAAACACTATCAATGGCACCGGATTCACTGAGTGTGTAGGCCTGTAAACGGCCCGACCAATCGTTGGAGTTAAAACTTGCCTGATACACTAAAGTACCGGAGTCTAAACGTGTCGAGTTAACCGCAATAGAGGATGCAGAAGCCTTACTTTCACGACCGATTTCCTGCAAAACAGAAGCTAGTTCATTTGCAAACACATCTGGCTCTGCCGCACTAAAGAAGCCGCCCCGGCTATTAACCGCTGCATGTAATAAGTCATCTATTTTATGGACTTCATCGCTGGTTGGGTTTGGCCAAGAAATATTGGCTCCCGAGCTGATCGCCGCAAAAGCATCGTCGGGATCAACGGTGCCAGAAACCCCAAATCCAACGCCATAAGTTACCATGTGCTGCCAAAATGCTGGGTTATCATTGGTTTCATTTATAACGTTGTCGAGATCATCACGAATATCATTTTTCCAATAATACATAGCGACATCCGCTAGCGTATCCGAGCGACCATCAGTAAATGGTGAAACATCATTGTAAGTGTAGCTATCACCCACTGATCTAGTGTGGGTTGGGCCATCGTTACCATCGTTGTTATTGCCGGGCCCACCAGATACATCACTACCCGACCAATAACCGTCCGTCACTAGCACCGAGAAATTCCTTCGGCATTCCAAATGGTCGGTAGTGTCATTATCTTCCCCAGGTGTCGCACTCCAAGGGCCACGATCATCTGTTCTCGAAAAGTATTCCCCAGCTGAGTTTAGGGCCGCCCGCAATGGCGTTCCCGAATTAGGAATGGTGCGACCGTAGAGATTGTCATAAAAATCATCACGATCATCATCTTCAAAAGCCCGCACACCTGTCACTATCGAGCTGGCATTAACGCCGTCGACAGAGCTATTCCCCTCATTCAAAGTAGCAAAACCAACACGCATATTGCTGCTTTGTTGCGAAAAAGCAAAACCACTACCGGCCCTAGCCGCTAATATCCTCGAACGGTAATAGGTGTACCAGTTAGCAAAGTTCTGTATTTCTTCTGCATAAGTACATTGGGCCAACTCTCTATCAGCACAATCAGTACGAAGATCTCGGCCGCCGTTTGTATAAAGATAACCTGACTTGATTTCTACCTTGGTGTAGTTATTTCGATTCCACTCATTACCGCCCGCATACTCAAAATACGTCGCGGGCCAAAAGGTCTTATCAGATGTTGTGGTGCAATTATTATTACAATTCCCTTCTATCCAGCGAGTGTTGTTACTGTTATTCGATGAATTTATATCACTATTATTAGCCGCTAAATTTCGGCAGTACTGTATTCCAGATCCACCTGTTCTTTCTGGGTTATGGTAAGCGCAAGATGGCGTAGCATCTGGATAGGAAGTACCGTCGGACTTCGCCCAAGGACGATAAGTGACCGAAGGATCATAATAAATTTTATTAAAGTAATTCGAACGCGTCATCGCATTATATGCAGAATTATCATCTACCGTTGGCACGCGATTATCGTAATCAGACCCGCCATAAACACCACTGGCCCTAGGAAAAATATATCTGGCAGTATCTTCAATCAAGCTATCTGGCATGATTTCAAAATGCATAGACCCTGAATCATCGAGAATATACATGACATTCGGCTCTGCCGATTGCGACAGAAATAAGGGGGCCTGAGCGACGTTGCCATCACCAATCACTCCAGTAGTCGGTGTGCACCCAGCTTCCAAACCTTCAACCGTAAAGGTTGCTCTACACTGGGTGTAGGTGTAGCCATTTGAAACCGTGAATATATTTCTGTTGTAAAAATAATGGCTTTCCGGACACACATAGGCATATGTATTTCCACGATACCGCCAACCTGCTGGGTCAACTTCAACACTAATTATGCTATCTATTGACTCTAGCGTATTGAAGGTATGAACATCAGCAGAGTTTACAAACTCACCAATCACTGCTGAGACCTGACGGACGCAATCATCAGCAATAACACGCTTAACCGTTACCATATTTAGTGCCACGGCAGCGATTGTAAAAATAATACATCTTTCCAAAACACGAGGAAATCTGGCACTAAATATATTCTTCATTATCTTCTCCCTCCAATAAAGGGCTTATTAATTATTGCGCTTAAAGGTAGTACTAAGCACCACCATACTGCGATCACTTGCACCGTAACCACGCGCTGTTATTAAGTAATAACCTAGCGTTGCTACAGGCCTATCAGAATCTAAAGCGGCATTGGGGTCCGCGACATTACTTAGTTCTTCAATAATATATTCCGGCTGTCGCGATACATTGGAAATGGTGCTGTTTGGCAATACACGCCACCCCGTTGCAGAATGATTCGACCAGTCAGGTTCAATGCAGGCAGTACGTGTATCAGTAGGATCTGCACACGATAAAAACAAGCCATTGCTGCCATCAAACGTACCCACGTTGACTTGTGACAACTGGGCCTCTGCTGCCCGCAAGGCAGCTTCTGACGCCTGAAAAGCCATATTAATATCTTTGGCATTCCCCGCCATTCGCTCCTGCAGTGTTGCTGACTGCATAGAGGCCGCGCTCACAATGGTCAATATCAATAAAAAGACCAAGCTCACTATTAAGGCCGCACCTCGCTGGTGGTTAGCCGTTTTTAAATGCCCTCTGGCTAAAGTCTTACTCATGGCACTTTATTCCTGATCGCAAACACATTGGTGAACACTTGCCGTAAACGGCCATCGTTATTCACTAAAACATTACCATCCACATCAGTGACACTTTGTGCCGTTGCGCTACCAGTTTGGCCCACCACATTTTCCTCTGAGCCAACCATCTGCAATGATATTTTTACACTGAGTACATTCGCCCAATTGGCAACTACCGTGGTGTACACATCGACAGATCGATCGCCGCTATTATCAACGCCATAACTTATCTGCATATCTTCAACACCTTCTACCAGCTCTGTGGCAGCGCTCATCACGCCACCGGAACCAGCAACCGTTTGCTGAACATACAAGGCGTGAATGGGGTTACCAGCTTGAGTATCTCTGCCCGTGTCGCGAATAAAATAATTTTTAGTTTCAAAGCCAAACACTTCGGCATCTAAACCATATATTTTGCCCAGCGTGGAAGCGGAATTTTTCGCTCCGTTTTCATGGTTAAGCGTAGTGACACCAGATTGCGCTGGTGTATTGGTTATACGAAATACATCCGCATTCAAACAATCCGACACCAACACATAATCATCTTGAACAAAACCGAGGGTATTACTATTAATATTTAAAAAACCAGTGCCAGCCGTTGTTGAACCGTCTAAGCGAATAAAATTGGTGGATGCTCGCTTAATCTGCACGGCATCGGAACCTTCTATTGCGCCTAAGGCATTGCCTTCCGCCAAATCATTTTGACCGACAAATACCGTGGCAGGACCGAAATCCACTGCCGCTGCAGGCGTCGCAATATTATTGACCGTCACTGTGCCAATAGAGGTGCAGCCCATATAACCAGACATTCGTATTTCTTCGCCTAATAGCCGCATGCCAAAACGCGCATTCTCTTGCACCTGTGCTAATGACTGTTGCAGCGTTGAGCTAGTGTTACTTGCCACAAATACCTGAATCACCGCGGCACTTAATACCAAGCCCAAGGTGATGGATATCATTAGCTCTACAAGGCCGAAACCATGCTGTAATTTCTGTTTTATACTCACCATCATAGTTCCGTTATAAAGACGAAGCTTTCAGTATCAGCCGCAGATGAATCCCGAGTCTTAGCGAGTCGGCTTTCATTCCATTGCACAGTAATTGTAAAAGTAGATCCATTACGCACAACTGCCCCATCGCCTGCTGGTAGACGCAAACCTAGCTCCGTCAACCATTCTCGCCTGTCAATGTCATTGATGGTGTCACCATCAGGCGCATCGTCATCAAGCGCCAAATCATAGTTACCCGCCACGGCCCGCTCCCGATTAGCGCGCAAGCGATCAGCCATATCATTAGCAAGAAATACCGCTGCCGAGCGTGTATTTGCGGCTTGATTAAATTTTGTGGAATTAAGTTGCAGGGCCGCAGCCCCCAACACACCTGTTGCCGTTATTAACACCGCAACAAGAACCT
This region of Zhongshania aliphaticivorans genomic DNA includes:
- a CDS encoding pilus assembly protein, with amino-acid sequence MKNIFSARFPRVLERCIIFTIAAVALNMVTVKRVIADDCVRQVSAVIGEFVNSADVHTFNTLESIDSIISVEVDPAGWRYRGNTYAYVCPESHYFYNRNIFTVSNGYTYTQCRATFTVEGLEAGCTPTTGVIGDGNVAQAPLFLSQSAEPNVMYILDDSGSMHFEIMPDSLIEDTARYIFPRASGVYGGSDYDNRVPTVDDNSAYNAMTRSNYFNKIYYDPSVTYRPWAKSDGTSYPDATPSCAYHNPERTGGSGIQYCRNLAANNSDINSSNNSNNTRWIEGNCNNNCTTTSDKTFWPATYFEYAGGNEWNRNNYTKVEIKSGYLYTNGGRDLRTDCADRELAQCTYAEEIQNFANWYTYYRSRILAARAGSGFAFSQQSSNMRVGFATLNEGNSSVDGVNASSIVTGVRAFEDDDRDDFYDNLYGRTIPNSGTPLRAALNSAGEYFSRTDDRGPWSATPGEDNDTTDHLECRRNFSVLVTDGYWSGSDVSGGPGNNNDGNDGPTHTRSVGDSYTYNDVSPFTDGRSDTLADVAMYYWKNDIRDDLDNVINETNDNPAFWQHMVTYGVGFGVSGTVDPDDAFAAISSGANISWPNPTSDEVHKIDDLLHAAVNSRGGFFSAAEPDVFANELASVLQEIGRESKASASSIAVNSTRLDSGTLVYQASFNSNDWSGRLQAYTLSESGAIDSVFWDTNTAGKIPAYGSRNIVAGVGDQGELITDAVDFTVANWDDFTASQQAYLKLSGDGDTQAQRRLAWLAGDRSRESNDLRERTHLLGDIVNSDPFYVGSVENYSYHLLPSTEGSSYAAFLSTKASRDPMLYVGANDGMLHGFNAETGAETFAYIPVSAFPKIAAISDPNYVHSYTVDGSPRVNDAYLSNTWKTVLLGSTGAGGRSVFAIDVTDPDDLDADSIMWEFSTSSLPISVSVGSVLDPLDLSLHRLGVAMSAPVIARVKAGNKWVAIFGNGYDSGDTVKLFVVDLASGSLLSVIDTLKPGLNNGLATVVPVDYDGDRITDYVYAGDLEGNLWKFDFTGSTVASWGFSANFLTTVAGSFVPVPLFTAVDSSNVAQPITARPTVGRHYSSGLMIYFGTGKYFETGDAAIGNNPQVQDFYGIHDTNSPVAKADLASQTVQAQGVMTTLDGSDTTSRVRVTSDNSEQSGGWHLRLLGPSPASADGERVVSPAVLRNGRIIFATITPDESICGYGGSSWLMELDAMTGGRIGDEAPTLDDDGNIINGGVDSPALDINGDGLVNYLDVIEDDDDDSYPPSGVGSDEMIKTPGIIGAGELEYKYTSGTSGSIGVITESAGDESQAGRQSWRQLQ
- a CDS encoding pilus assembly PilX family protein, which produces MSKTLARGHLKTANHQRGAALIVSLVFLLILTIVSAASMQSATLQERMAGNAKDINMAFQASEAALRAAEAQLSQVNVGTFDGSNGLFLSCADPTDTRTACIEPDWSNHSATGWRVLPNSTISNVSRQPEYIIEELSNVADPNAALDSDRPVATLGYYLITARGYGASDRSMVVLSTTFKRNN
- a CDS encoding PilW family protein, encoding MVSIKQKLQHGFGLVELMISITLGLVLSAAVIQVFVASNTSSTLQQSLAQVQENARFGMRLLGEEIRMSGYMGCTSIGTVTVNNIATPAAAVDFGPATVFVGQNDLAEGNALGAIEGSDAVQIKRASTNFIRLDGSTTAGTGFLNINSNTLGFVQDDYVLVSDCLNADVFRITNTPAQSGVTTLNHENGAKNSASTLGKIYGLDAEVFGFETKNYFIRDTGRDTQAGNPIHALYVQQTVAGSGGVMSAATELVEGVEDMQISYGVDNSGDRSVDVYTTVVANWANVLSVKISLQMVGSEENVVGQTGSATAQSVTDVDGNVLVNNDGRLRQVFTNVFAIRNKVP
- the pilV gene encoding type IV pilus modification protein PilV; translation: MSKVRRLVQPSRRRSHQSGVTLVEVLVAVLITATGVLGAAALQLNSTKFNQAANTRSAAVFLANDMADRLRANRERAVAGNYDLALDDDAPDGDTINDIDRREWLTELGLRLPAGDGAVVRNGSTFTITVQWNESRLAKTRDSSAADTESFVFITEL